The following proteins are encoded in a genomic region of Micromonospora olivasterospora:
- a CDS encoding MFS transporter, giving the protein MTGPTRRSAVVPMIALSGLYFVNTFLSAALAPRYAELVTDLGISADGLGLALLGQAIGLTAIILTVAPRLADRYGARAVARLGAVSFCVLTPLIGLANSWTMLFAAFLATGAVNSLLDLGMARSATEAEQRTGRTLITFLDIPAALGSLVGAAAGAATAGRAGIGEYALAASVAGLFIVLAVWRFLPSPAARTPDLPEQHQSIPVVALCVLAAAGLGMQLAVLDWASLVYRELAAPPTQYGIGNLAFVTGATLILIVCGPLADRFGPAAVLRTSAVVGIAGMVAATFSSSVVVVTIGFALAGIGLQPAHPLALSAAGRGSVKNQARVIGASYIGMALMRPAVGGLATAIDVQVALGLVTIALGIAVFILAPKARKAPTVERVSSNTHGDERGLSTTRQI; this is encoded by the coding sequence ATGACCGGGCCGACCCGGCGCTCCGCGGTCGTACCCATGATCGCGTTGTCGGGACTCTACTTCGTCAACACGTTCCTGTCCGCGGCACTCGCCCCGCGCTACGCCGAACTCGTAACCGACCTGGGCATCTCCGCTGACGGGCTCGGTCTCGCCCTGCTTGGGCAGGCAATCGGTCTTACCGCGATCATCCTCACGGTAGCGCCCCGCCTCGCCGACCGCTACGGCGCGCGGGCAGTCGCCCGGCTCGGCGCCGTGTCGTTCTGCGTCCTGACGCCGCTGATCGGCCTGGCAAACTCCTGGACCATGCTGTTCGCCGCCTTCCTGGCGACCGGCGCGGTCAACTCGCTGCTCGATCTGGGCATGGCCCGGTCGGCGACCGAAGCCGAGCAACGGACCGGGCGTACGCTCATCACCTTCCTCGACATCCCGGCTGCGCTCGGATCGTTGGTCGGGGCGGCCGCTGGCGCCGCGACCGCCGGACGGGCCGGCATCGGCGAGTACGCCCTGGCGGCGAGTGTGGCCGGCCTGTTCATCGTCCTGGCGGTATGGCGGTTCCTACCCTCACCGGCGGCAAGGACACCGGACCTGCCGGAACAACATCAGAGCATCCCGGTCGTCGCGCTGTGCGTCCTGGCCGCGGCCGGGCTCGGCATGCAGCTCGCGGTGCTCGACTGGGCCAGCCTCGTCTACCGGGAACTGGCCGCCCCACCGACCCAGTACGGCATCGGCAACCTGGCCTTCGTCACCGGCGCGACCCTGATCCTGATCGTCTGCGGACCGCTGGCCGACCGGTTCGGCCCGGCCGCGGTGCTGCGGACATCGGCGGTGGTCGGCATCGCCGGCATGGTGGCCGCCACGTTCTCCAGCTCCGTCGTGGTTGTCACCATCGGGTTCGCCCTGGCCGGGATCGGTCTGCAACCGGCCCACCCGCTCGCGTTGAGCGCCGCCGGACGCGGGTCGGTCAAGAATCAGGCCCGGGTGATCGGCGCCAGTTACATCGGGATGGCGCTGATGCGGCCAGCAGTCGGTGGTCTCGCCACCGCCATCGACGTCCAGGTCGCCCTGGGGCTGGTGACCATCGCCCTCGGGATTGCTGTGTTCATCCTGGCCCCGAAGGCCCGTAAGGCGCCGACCGTCGAACGTGTCTCGTCAAATACGCACGGCGATGAACGAGGGCTGTCAACTACGCGACAGATATAG
- a CDS encoding GNAT family N-acetyltransferase — MRLVRWTPDDLVRRLDDVVAVYGEAMNYRTDLLDARRGYIATHVRRPGFRAVATLTTEGHLAGFGYGYLGAPGQWWHDQVHRALDGEARRRWLTDCFEVVELHVRPPAQGHGLGTRQLTALLTMAPGSTTLLSTPEADEQRSRAWRLYRRFGFVDVLRHFRFPGDERPFGILGRDLPLTPAAATGSAQAAGRPPGAR, encoded by the coding sequence ATGAGGTTGGTGCGCTGGACGCCGGACGATCTGGTCCGGCGGCTGGACGACGTGGTGGCCGTGTACGGCGAGGCGATGAACTACCGCACGGACCTGCTGGACGCCCGCCGCGGCTACATCGCCACCCACGTCCGCCGCCCCGGCTTCCGCGCCGTCGCCACCCTCACCACCGAGGGCCACCTGGCCGGCTTCGGGTACGGCTACCTGGGCGCCCCGGGGCAGTGGTGGCACGACCAGGTGCACCGGGCGCTGGACGGCGAGGCCCGGCGGCGCTGGCTGACCGACTGCTTCGAGGTGGTCGAGCTGCACGTCCGGCCGCCCGCGCAGGGGCACGGCCTGGGCACCCGGCAGCTCACCGCCCTGCTCACCATGGCGCCGGGCAGCACCACCCTGCTGTCCACGCCCGAGGCCGACGAGCAGCGCTCCCGCGCCTGGCGGCTGTACCGCCGGTTCGGCTTCGTCGACGTGCTGCGCCACTTCCGCTTCCCCGGCGACGAGCGCCCGTTCGGCATCCTCGGCCGGGACCTGCCGCTCACCCCGGCAGCGGCGACCGGGTCGGCCCAGGCCGCGGGCCGGCCGCCGGGGGCGCGGTGA
- a CDS encoding SAV_6107 family HEPN domain-containing protein: MPTNPAQAPTVPAHVLPHRTPAQLLTVARRGLAEAAQTRPDGLRYAAAHLAALRAAAALLAARARPAPTRRNRVTSVWVLLRAVAPEFDEWAVFFAAAAGKRAAAEAGIPRVVTAREADDLLRAAEQFVTVVETALGLAHQPALDGRAA; the protein is encoded by the coding sequence ATGCCGACCAACCCGGCCCAGGCACCGACGGTGCCGGCGCACGTGCTGCCGCACCGCACCCCGGCCCAGCTCCTCACGGTGGCCCGTCGCGGGCTGGCCGAGGCCGCCCAGACCCGCCCCGACGGCCTGCGCTACGCCGCCGCCCACCTGGCCGCGCTCCGCGCCGCCGCGGCCCTGCTCGCCGCCCGCGCCCGCCCCGCGCCGACCCGGCGCAACCGGGTCACCAGCGTCTGGGTCCTGCTCCGCGCCGTGGCCCCCGAATTCGACGAGTGGGCGGTGTTCTTCGCCGCCGCCGCCGGCAAGCGCGCCGCCGCCGAGGCCGGCATCCCCCGGGTGGTCACCGCCCGCGAGGCCGACGACCTGCTCCGGGCCGCCGAACAGTTCGTGACGGTGGTGGAGACCGCCCTCGGGCTGGCCCACCAGCCGGCGCTCGACGGCCGCGCCGCCTGA
- a CDS encoding DegT/DnrJ/EryC1/StrS family aminotransferase, with protein MDTGAIREARPRPRTPIITDDDRARIDRYLLLNDFQPSSRALSAPCRAPRGDWYGTALGAEQAALAHEFTEVHGRGYDFYSIPVSNGTRAISLTLTALAAHADRLGLRRPRAGDNVIVPALTWPATATAALAVGFAPRLADVRAETLGIDPDSVSDLIDNRTFAIVAVHLYHRLADIDELAAIAAEHGIALVEDCAHAHGASHRGRPTGSIGHAGTFSLQASKTLTSGEGGIVTTRYQLLAEQIASLANCGRPCGQALEMPSGNDRLPGLSAAFARAQLVEFGARQAARVELWAQLDKRAASLPGVVPFPAQPGTISPTYKWAARYPLHEWGGLSLDEVAKALSGLLDVEVSRVYAPLTDTSLYRPLNDPLAVSIHDRDELDPARYDCPVATELSNSVLAIEHAAALRPSFAEEYAAAVTTIQATTHKGSAAT; from the coding sequence ATGGACACTGGCGCCATTCGCGAGGCGAGGCCAAGACCACGTACCCCGATCATCACCGACGACGACCGCGCACGTATCGATCGCTACCTGCTGCTTAACGACTTCCAGCCATCGTCCCGGGCGCTCAGCGCTCCGTGCCGTGCCCCGCGCGGTGACTGGTACGGGACCGCCCTGGGCGCCGAGCAGGCCGCCCTGGCCCACGAGTTCACCGAGGTGCATGGTCGCGGTTACGACTTCTACAGCATCCCTGTCAGCAACGGCACGCGAGCGATCTCCCTGACGCTGACCGCGCTCGCGGCGCACGCGGACCGGCTCGGCCTGCGCCGGCCGCGCGCCGGTGACAACGTCATCGTGCCCGCCCTGACCTGGCCCGCGACGGCGACCGCCGCGCTCGCCGTCGGCTTCGCACCGCGACTGGCCGACGTCCGCGCGGAGACGCTCGGCATCGACCCGGACTCGGTGAGCGATCTCATCGACAACCGCACGTTCGCGATCGTCGCGGTGCACCTCTACCACCGGCTCGCCGACATCGACGAGCTGGCGGCCATCGCCGCAGAGCACGGGATCGCTCTGGTGGAGGACTGCGCGCACGCCCACGGCGCCAGCCATCGCGGCCGGCCGACCGGCTCCATCGGGCACGCCGGCACGTTCAGCCTGCAGGCGAGCAAGACGCTTACCAGCGGCGAGGGCGGCATCGTGACCACCCGGTACCAGCTGCTCGCAGAGCAGATCGCCTCGCTGGCCAACTGCGGACGGCCGTGCGGACAGGCGCTGGAGATGCCGTCGGGCAACGACCGCCTGCCCGGGCTGTCGGCGGCCTTCGCCCGGGCCCAGCTCGTCGAGTTCGGTGCCCGGCAGGCGGCGCGCGTCGAGCTGTGGGCGCAATTGGACAAGAGGGCCGCCAGCCTGCCCGGCGTCGTCCCGTTCCCGGCACAGCCGGGGACGATCTCGCCCACCTACAAATGGGCGGCCCGATACCCGCTGCACGAGTGGGGCGGCCTGTCCTTGGACGAGGTGGCCAAGGCTTTGTCCGGCCTGCTGGACGTCGAGGTCTCCCGGGTGTATGCGCCACTGACCGACACGTCGCTGTATCGGCCGCTCAACGATCCGCTGGCGGTGAGCATCCATGACCGGGACGAGCTGGACCCGGCCAGGTACGACTGCCCGGTCGCCACCGAACTGAGCAACTCGGTGCTCGCCATCGAGCACGCGGCAGCGCTCCGCCCCAGCTTCGCGGAGGAGTACGCCGCCGCCGTCACCACGATCCAGGCCACCACGCACAAAGGGTCAGCAGCGACGTGA
- a CDS encoding LacI family DNA-binding transcriptional regulator — protein sequence MKRGHRGGGRSGGGPTLADVAAALNVSKSTVSNAYNRPDQLSAQLRERIMAEAGRLGYHGPDPIAATFSRRRAGAIGLIFDDPLTFALTDPAEVLFSTGIGEVCEQAGVGLLLIPQGSGVGLVRQALVDGFVCHCDIDGDTRVDTAVGRGMPVVVVDGLPRPDAGYVGINDRAAAAEAARHLIELGHRRIAVLASPLRPDGRGGLANIDRQAAAQHHVMRERLAGYRTALEAGGIDWAGVPVAECSPYGRESGYRAAADLLDNSGPPTALLAGSDELALGALRAAAALGLAVPGDLSIVGFDDAPPAAWATPGLTTMRQPHRDKGRLAAEYLMAPQERAIVTLTADLIVRGSSAPL from the coding sequence GTGAAGCGCGGGCACAGGGGTGGAGGGCGATCGGGCGGAGGTCCTACGCTGGCCGACGTCGCCGCCGCCCTCAATGTGTCGAAGTCGACGGTGTCGAACGCCTACAACCGACCGGATCAGCTCAGTGCGCAGTTGCGTGAGCGGATCATGGCCGAGGCTGGGCGGCTCGGCTACCACGGTCCCGACCCGATCGCTGCTACGTTCAGCCGCCGCCGGGCCGGGGCGATCGGGCTGATCTTCGACGACCCGCTGACGTTCGCCCTCACCGACCCCGCGGAGGTGCTGTTCTCCACGGGCATCGGCGAGGTTTGCGAGCAGGCCGGTGTGGGTCTCCTCCTCATCCCGCAGGGCAGCGGGGTCGGACTGGTGCGGCAGGCGCTGGTTGACGGGTTCGTATGCCACTGCGACATCGACGGGGATACCCGTGTCGATACTGCGGTCGGACGCGGGATGCCCGTCGTCGTCGTGGACGGCCTGCCCCGGCCGGACGCCGGCTACGTAGGCATCAACGACCGCGCCGCCGCCGCCGAGGCGGCGCGTCATCTGATCGAGCTCGGCCATCGGCGTATCGCCGTGCTGGCCTCACCGTTGCGTCCGGACGGCCGCGGTGGGCTGGCCAACATCGACCGGCAGGCGGCGGCACAGCACCACGTCATGCGAGAAAGGTTGGCGGGATACCGGACTGCCCTGGAGGCCGGCGGCATCGACTGGGCCGGTGTGCCCGTGGCCGAGTGTTCTCCGTACGGGCGGGAGTCGGGTTACCGCGCGGCAGCCGATCTGCTCGACAACTCGGGCCCACCGACCGCCCTGTTAGCCGGCAGCGACGAACTCGCCCTCGGGGCCCTGCGGGCCGCTGCGGCGCTCGGCCTGGCCGTGCCCGGCGATCTCTCGATCGTCGGGTTCGACGACGCGCCGCCTGCGGCCTGGGCCACACCCGGCCTCACCACGATGCGGCAACCGCACCGGGACAAGGGCCGGCTGGCCGCCGAATACCTCATGGCGCCACAGGAGCGCGCCATTGTCACGCTTACCGCAGATCTGATCGTACGGGGGTCGAGCGCGCCACTCTGA
- a CDS encoding site-specific integrase, which translates to MTAAALKAGISVTVSPHVLRHTCATLSRDAGARLEDIQDQLGHAVRTHPPLRPRRCPARPVPRLTASPATSPADDPAGARLPCHLRPERANPQGAGPRTIRAATRALAGMATAPGGWPSDPLCPAGGAAVAGNGLAITPTR; encoded by the coding sequence CTGACGGCGGCGGCACTAAAGGCGGGGATCTCGGTCACGGTGTCGCCGCACGTCCTGCGGCATACCTGCGCGACCCTCTCCCGCGACGCCGGGGCCCGCTTGGAGGACATCCAGGACCAGCTCGGTCACGCCGTCCGTACCCACCCGCCGCTACGACCACGGCGGTGCCCGGCTCGACCGGTCCCCCGGCTTACAGCCTCGCCGGCTACCTCACCGGCTGACGACCCGGCGGGGGCAAGGCTGCCCTGCCACCTCCGGCCCGAACGTGCGAACCCACAAGGCGCGGGACCACGCACGATCCGCGCCGCCACCAGGGCGCTGGCCGGAATGGCGACGGCGCCAGGCGGGTGGCCCTCCGACCCGCTGTGCCCGGCGGGTGGGGCCGCCGTCGCCGGGAATGGCCTGGCGATCACACCGACGCGGTGA
- a CDS encoding Gfo/Idh/MocA family protein, which translates to MRNLRVGIIGCGQMARNHAVAYQALNGVELVAAHDHDDRAADRFCADFGIRRAGLSELLETVDAVSVCTWPASHAALTLAALQAGVHVLCEKPPATNADEAAEMLEMAGKQGLVLTYGLLYRHVFRDIAGLVTDVGRPYKINAKWLRRFGFPSWSATGYLHSSGGALTDLGVHMIDLALYLLGNPDPTLVHAAAWNHRTQEFYGQDTSTDDSAFVFIRLDNGCSVVVDVAYSTDMTDDEHVSVEVQGSRGTLLLAVPTTQTTFTPELFPRFHRCDETSSSFSLVSRRPRLVREAIQDQLADFCDAVRTGQPPLVPASEAVTLQRILDLAVLSAQTKNRTIGVNA; encoded by the coding sequence GTGAGAAATCTCAGGGTAGGCATCATCGGATGTGGCCAGATGGCCCGCAATCACGCGGTCGCCTACCAGGCCCTGAACGGCGTCGAGCTCGTTGCGGCACACGACCACGACGATCGGGCCGCCGACCGGTTCTGCGCGGACTTCGGCATCAGGCGGGCCGGCCTGTCCGAACTGCTGGAAACGGTGGACGCGGTCAGCGTCTGTACCTGGCCGGCCTCACACGCGGCGCTCACGCTGGCGGCCCTGCAGGCCGGGGTGCACGTGCTCTGCGAGAAGCCGCCCGCAACCAACGCCGACGAGGCGGCCGAGATGCTGGAGATGGCCGGCAAACAGGGGCTGGTGCTCACCTACGGGCTGCTCTACCGACACGTGTTCCGCGACATCGCCGGCCTCGTCACGGACGTCGGCCGACCGTACAAGATCAACGCTAAATGGTTGCGGCGGTTCGGGTTCCCGAGCTGGAGCGCCACCGGCTACCTGCACAGCTCCGGCGGAGCCCTGACCGATCTCGGAGTCCACATGATCGACCTGGCGCTGTACCTGCTCGGCAACCCCGATCCCACACTTGTCCATGCCGCCGCCTGGAATCACCGTACCCAGGAGTTCTACGGCCAGGACACGTCCACCGACGACAGCGCCTTCGTCTTCATCCGGCTCGACAACGGGTGCTCCGTGGTGGTGGACGTGGCGTACTCGACGGACATGACCGACGACGAGCACGTCTCTGTCGAGGTCCAGGGGTCCCGCGGCACGCTGCTGCTCGCGGTCCCGACCACGCAGACCACCTTCACGCCGGAACTGTTCCCGCGCTTCCACCGCTGCGACGAGACGTCATCCAGCTTCTCCCTGGTCAGCCGGCGGCCGCGCCTGGTCCGCGAAGCCATCCAGGACCAGCTCGCCGACTTCTGCGACGCCGTCCGCACCGGGCAGCCGCCGCTCGTCCCTGCGAGCGAGGCGGTCACCCTCCAGCGGATCCTCGACCTCGCGGTCCTCTCCGCCCAGACGAAGAATCGCACGATCGGAGTGAACGCATGA
- a CDS encoding carotenoid biosynthesis protein, which produces MRRRLPWALLGVLVLAQVCYPLTAGATRARLTVATVLLGYLLAVGHALLSRGVRAAGALVAVATGGGFAIEALGVTTGFPFGGYDYSGELGPRLAGVPLVIPLAWTWMAWPAWLVAARLAPPGPRRVALAAIGLSAWDLFLDPQMVAEGYWAWRDPTPALPGLPGVPVSNYLGWLLFAVLLAATLRPLAGPAVDRADGRDAPMLALYLWTYASSVLAHAVFLDLPASAAWGGAGMAVAAVPLALSLAREQRHRRPVDVAA; this is translated from the coding sequence ATCCGGCGCCGGCTGCCCTGGGCGCTGCTGGGCGTGCTGGTTCTCGCCCAGGTCTGCTACCCGCTCACCGCCGGCGCCACCCGGGCCCGGCTGACCGTGGCCACCGTCCTGCTGGGATACCTGCTCGCGGTGGGCCACGCGCTGCTGTCCCGGGGCGTACGGGCCGCCGGGGCGCTGGTCGCGGTGGCCACCGGCGGCGGCTTCGCGATCGAGGCGCTCGGGGTGACCACCGGCTTCCCGTTCGGCGGCTACGACTACTCCGGCGAGCTGGGACCGAGGCTCGCCGGGGTGCCGCTGGTCATCCCCCTGGCCTGGACGTGGATGGCCTGGCCGGCGTGGCTGGTCGCCGCCCGGCTCGCCCCGCCCGGGCCCCGCCGGGTGGCACTGGCCGCGATCGGGCTGTCCGCCTGGGACCTCTTCCTCGACCCGCAGATGGTCGCCGAGGGCTACTGGGCGTGGCGGGACCCGACCCCGGCGCTGCCCGGGCTGCCCGGCGTCCCGGTGAGCAACTACCTGGGCTGGCTGCTGTTCGCGGTGCTGCTGGCGGCGACGCTGCGCCCCCTCGCCGGGCCGGCCGTCGACCGCGCCGACGGGCGGGACGCGCCGATGCTCGCCCTCTACCTGTGGACGTACGCCTCCAGCGTGCTGGCCCACGCGGTCTTCCTCGACCTGCCCGCCTCGGCGGCCTGGGGCGGTGCCGGCATGGCCGTGGCCGCCGTACCGCTGGCCCTGTCGCTCGCGCGGGAGCAGCGCCACCGCCGGCCGGTCGACGTCGCCGCGTGA
- a CDS encoding YbaK/EbsC family protein produces the protein MQQHPNVRAVQDALAAAGARDGSGRPAQVRLLPEAVHTAAAAAEALGAPVGAIANSLVFAADDAPLLVLTSGAHRVDTAGLAASLGVTRLRRATPEFVRAHTGQVIGGVAPLGHPRPLRTVVDTALEKYDEVWAAGGVPQAVFPSTYAELLRITAGAPADVA, from the coding sequence ATGCAGCAACACCCGAACGTACGGGCGGTGCAGGACGCCCTCGCCGCCGCGGGCGCGCGGGACGGCTCCGGCCGGCCCGCCCAGGTCCGCCTGTTGCCCGAGGCGGTGCACACCGCCGCCGCGGCGGCCGAGGCGCTCGGCGCGCCCGTCGGCGCCATCGCGAACTCGCTCGTCTTCGCCGCCGACGACGCGCCGCTGCTGGTGCTCACCTCCGGCGCGCACCGGGTGGACACCGCCGGCCTGGCCGCGTCCCTCGGGGTGACCCGGCTGCGGCGGGCCACCCCGGAGTTCGTCCGCGCGCACACCGGCCAGGTGATCGGCGGGGTCGCCCCGCTGGGCCACCCGCGGCCGCTGCGCACCGTCGTCGACACGGCCCTGGAGAAGTACGACGAGGTGTGGGCGGCCGGCGGGGTGCCGCAGGCCGTCTTCCCCAGCACGTACGCCGAGCTGCTCCGGATCACCGCCGGCGCCCCGGCCGACGTGGCGTGA
- a CDS encoding DegT/DnrJ/EryC1/StrS family aminotransferase, producing the protein MTDMPAALGGRPVVRPDNEPGWPLSGAIEKAALAEITDSGQWVGFSHIPAKWRAILEQVVAATTGHRYGIGQPNGTLAIASGIRAQLRSRGPQWARGRDQVLVADLTHASAHHGVRLGVASELGRAPELVAIDARPDATMDAECVAGYLGQHANRVLAVVPATMYGNFGPIEQIVRLAEDHDVVVHHDNALGGAARYDGRHAVTASISGHGEGKATPSCEGGLVVTSDPDVAALVRADTDCGNAPARLDPIPYADFGPIPAGNQRMGEQPAALMLIQWLRAMHSRLQVRENRRLVTELAQDSALFPVPVLKVPPVDAEYPPFFCLHMECTDELETELGLTPDDLRVALTAEGIWAEAGFIPTHLDPAWQDQITDVGFTYAGSKRVYERAIFMHNKYLRHPDFPVWLAEILQRIRDNAGKLAGISESIPESDRHRVTNPFVRKAHP; encoded by the coding sequence ATGACCGACATGCCGGCCGCCCTCGGAGGCCGCCCCGTCGTCCGCCCAGACAACGAGCCGGGCTGGCCGCTGTCCGGGGCCATCGAGAAGGCAGCCCTCGCCGAGATCACCGACAGCGGCCAATGGGTCGGGTTCAGCCACATTCCCGCCAAATGGCGGGCGATCCTCGAGCAGGTGGTAGCCGCCACCACCGGCCATCGCTACGGGATCGGGCAGCCCAACGGCACCCTCGCCATCGCCAGCGGCATCCGCGCGCAGCTGCGCTCCCGCGGCCCGCAGTGGGCACGAGGCCGTGACCAGGTCCTGGTCGCTGACCTGACGCACGCCTCCGCCCACCACGGCGTCCGGCTGGGGGTCGCGTCGGAGCTCGGACGCGCCCCCGAGCTGGTGGCGATCGACGCCCGCCCGGACGCCACCATGGACGCCGAGTGCGTCGCCGGCTACCTCGGTCAGCACGCCAACCGGGTTCTGGCCGTGGTGCCAGCGACCATGTACGGCAACTTCGGACCGATCGAACAGATCGTGCGGCTCGCCGAGGATCACGACGTCGTCGTGCACCACGACAACGCGCTGGGCGGTGCTGCCCGGTACGACGGGCGACACGCGGTCACCGCATCGATCTCCGGACACGGCGAGGGCAAGGCGACACCCTCCTGTGAGGGCGGTCTCGTCGTGACGTCCGACCCGGACGTGGCCGCACTGGTCAGGGCCGACACCGACTGCGGCAACGCCCCGGCGCGGCTCGACCCGATCCCGTACGCCGACTTCGGGCCGATCCCCGCCGGCAACCAGCGCATGGGCGAGCAACCAGCCGCACTCATGCTGATCCAGTGGCTGCGGGCAATGCACAGCAGGCTTCAGGTACGGGAGAACCGGCGGCTCGTCACCGAGCTCGCGCAGGACTCGGCCCTGTTCCCCGTACCGGTGCTGAAGGTCCCGCCGGTCGACGCCGAGTATCCGCCGTTCTTCTGTCTGCACATGGAGTGCACCGACGAGTTGGAGACCGAGCTCGGCCTGACCCCCGACGATCTGCGGGTCGCGCTCACTGCGGAGGGGATCTGGGCCGAGGCAGGGTTCATCCCGACCCACCTCGACCCCGCCTGGCAGGACCAGATCACCGACGTCGGCTTCACCTACGCCGGATCGAAACGGGTGTACGAGCGCGCGATCTTCATGCACAACAAGTATCTGCGCCACCCGGACTTCCCGGTCTGGCTGGCCGAAATCCTGCAACGGATCAGGGACAACGCCGGGAAACTCGCCGGCATCAGCGAAAGCATCCCGGAAAGCGATCGTCATCGGGTGACCAACCCGTTCGTCCGGAAGGCGCACCCATGA
- a CDS encoding glycosyltransferase, giving the protein MIGVLALLVAVAALTAHTWVNATRWLRRPADRPVEVAEAVAVLLPLRDEATRVAPCLRALLAQRGVPRLRIVVLDDGSTDGTADVVRAVAGGDPRFTLLTGAAPPPGWLGKPHACHQLAARADPAATALVFVDADVVLAPYAVAAAVAELRAARVTLLSPYPRIVVATAADRLVQPLLQWLWLTFLPLRAMERSPRPSLAAAGGQFLVADRAGYAAAGGHAAVRGKILEDVELARAVKRAGGRIALADASRLAACRMYADWPALRDGYSKSLWATFGHPGAAAAVVAALLLLYAAPPLLAAGALLAGAPAVAAAAFAGYLLGVAGRVVTARATGGRWWPDALAHPVSVAFLGWLTLRSYHLRKRRHLTWRGRPVG; this is encoded by the coding sequence GTGATCGGGGTCCTGGCCCTGCTGGTGGCCGTCGCCGCGCTCACCGCCCACACCTGGGTCAACGCGACCCGGTGGCTGCGCCGGCCGGCCGACAGGCCGGTGGAGGTCGCCGAGGCCGTAGCGGTGCTGCTGCCGCTGCGCGACGAGGCCACCCGGGTCGCCCCGTGCCTGCGGGCGCTGCTCGCCCAGCGGGGCGTGCCCCGGCTGCGGATCGTGGTGCTCGACGACGGCTCGACCGACGGCACCGCCGACGTGGTCCGCGCGGTGGCCGGCGGCGACCCCCGGTTCACCCTGCTCACCGGGGCCGCCCCGCCGCCGGGCTGGCTGGGCAAGCCGCACGCCTGCCACCAACTCGCCGCCCGGGCCGACCCGGCCGCCACGGCGCTGGTGTTCGTCGACGCCGACGTGGTGCTCGCCCCGTACGCGGTGGCGGCGGCGGTGGCCGAGCTGCGCGCCGCGCGGGTGACGCTGCTGTCGCCGTACCCCCGGATCGTGGTGGCGACGGCGGCCGACCGGCTGGTGCAGCCGCTGCTGCAGTGGCTGTGGCTGACCTTCCTGCCGCTGCGGGCGATGGAGCGCTCGCCGCGGCCGTCGCTGGCGGCGGCCGGCGGGCAGTTCCTGGTGGCGGACCGGGCCGGCTACGCCGCCGCGGGCGGACACGCGGCGGTGCGCGGGAAGATCCTGGAGGACGTCGAGCTGGCCCGGGCCGTCAAGCGGGCCGGCGGCCGGATCGCCCTGGCCGACGCCTCGCGGCTGGCCGCCTGCAGGATGTACGCGGACTGGCCGGCGCTGCGCGACGGCTACTCGAAGTCGCTGTGGGCGACCTTCGGCCACCCGGGCGCGGCGGCGGCCGTGGTGGCGGCGCTGCTCCTGCTGTACGCCGCTCCCCCGCTGCTGGCCGCGGGCGCCCTGCTGGCCGGCGCGCCTGCGGTGGCCGCGGCGGCGTTCGCCGGCTACCTGCTCGGGGTGGCCGGGCGGGTCGTCACCGCCCGGGCGACCGGCGGCCGGTGGTGGCCCGACGCGCTCGCCCACCCCGTGTCGGTCGCGTTCCTCGGCTGGCTGACCCTGCGGTCGTACCATCTGCGGAAGCGACGCCACCTGACCTGGCGGGGTCGCCCGGTCGGCTAG